The Actinomycetota bacterium genome has a window encoding:
- a CDS encoding ParA family protein — MTTKIITISNQKGGVGKTTTAVNLAHALTLKNKRVLMIDLDPQGQCATKLGMDSQMGTYYFLTTQPESPSEITFVRQWIRDTGRDLLQLIPGNSMTSAAQMMLGVQDQPISYIKDLLKTFTKDRLDYIIFDTSPSVGGLQERAIWAADLVIVPTATEFASLDSLAKTVTTIHTLRDKKNWKGGLLGILPTFFDSTNESRDSMQDLQATFKEKVISPIHRATVLRECWSEAKTIFEYAPETRAAEEYKSLATLVLKY; from the coding sequence ATGACCACAAAGATCATCACCATTTCCAATCAAAAAGGCGGGGTAGGCAAGACAACCACGGCAGTAAACCTGGCGCATGCCCTTACTCTAAAAAATAAGCGAGTTCTAATGATCGACCTTGATCCTCAAGGGCAATGTGCAACCAAACTGGGCATGGATAGTCAGATGGGAACCTATTATTTCCTGACTACTCAACCAGAGTCTCCAAGTGAAATTACCTTTGTCCGCCAATGGATTCGAGACACCGGGCGTGATTTACTGCAATTGATTCCAGGCAACTCAATGACTTCTGCTGCGCAAATGATGTTGGGTGTCCAAGATCAACCGATCTCCTACATTAAAGACCTTCTCAAAACTTTCACGAAAGACCGGTTGGACTACATCATTTTTGACACCTCTCCTTCTGTGGGTGGTTTGCAGGAACGTGCGATTTGGGCAGCAGACCTGGTGATCGTTCCAACCGCGACTGAATTTGCGTCTTTGGATTCGTTAGCCAAAACAGTCACGACCATCCATACCTTGAGAGACAAGAAGAACTGGAAGGGGGGATTGTTGGGAATTTTACCGACCTTCTTTGATAGTACCAACGAGTCACGCGATTCAATGCAGGACCTACAGGCGACATTCAAAGAGAAAGTAATTTCCCCGATACATCGGGCGACTGTCTTGCGCGAATGTTGGTCGGAAGCAAAGACTATTTTCGAGTACGCTCCGGAAACGCGGGCTGCAGAAGAATACAAGTCTTTGGCAACTCTTGTATTGAAATATTAG